One Flammeovirga agarivorans DNA window includes the following coding sequences:
- the mutL gene encoding DNA mismatch repair endonuclease MutL yields the protein MQDVIRLLPESLANQIAAGEVVQRPASVVKELVENAIDAGSDSIVLKVKDAGKTLIQVIDNGCGMSETDVRMSFERHATSKIHTTSDLFNINTFGFRGEALASIAAVAQVIVKTRREEDELGTLVDIEGSEVKNQEPTQTPKGTSFSVKNLFFNVPARRKFLKSNPVELKHIIDEFQRVALANPEISMTMISDDKELYNLRGGNIAKRIVSMFGKSYQEQLYPCHEDLDVIKVKGYIGKPENAKKTRGEQFFFVNGRYIKHSALNHAIMTAYDSILPENTFPFYLLFIECDPADVDVNVHPTKTEVKFADERTTYAIVSAAVKQALASYGITPSIDFGIDVNFAKDGTPTSGITSKGSMIPPMESDLTSNIPDLPSTNSDNNFTSESNNVSSGSNGVDDFAINVSFDQRDNTSSDDYVKVSSRLNSWNQPSDDMPDFTPWSPIEETSSANNFSSEETPEEPITYSSRANDLEQSDNVQKEVDRFPSDNVIPIQLHHKYIMYQVKSGVMLMDQEAAHERILYEKFLSQMENSSGVSQQLLFPKKVVLNLSDFAIFTEYSQEIAALGFGFELEGNDTVVIKGIPTLIQGNDEQEIIEELIEQLKHNKEELRISANENIARSLAKRACIKSGQPLELQEMKSMIEQLFSCTSPNYTPEGKKTVVLMDTAQIEGLFNLR from the coding sequence ATGCAAGACGTTATTCGTTTATTACCTGAATCATTAGCCAACCAAATAGCTGCAGGTGAAGTGGTACAGCGCCCCGCTTCAGTTGTCAAAGAGTTGGTAGAAAATGCCATAGATGCTGGCAGTGATTCTATTGTACTTAAGGTAAAAGACGCTGGTAAAACGCTTATACAAGTAATCGATAATGGTTGCGGTATGTCTGAAACTGACGTACGTATGAGTTTTGAACGTCATGCTACATCAAAAATTCATACTACATCTGATCTATTTAATATCAATACTTTTGGCTTTAGAGGTGAAGCGCTAGCTTCTATTGCTGCAGTTGCACAAGTTATTGTTAAGACAAGACGAGAGGAGGATGAACTAGGAACTTTAGTTGATATTGAAGGTTCTGAGGTAAAAAATCAGGAACCTACTCAAACACCAAAAGGAACAAGCTTCTCTGTCAAAAACCTCTTTTTTAACGTTCCTGCAAGAAGAAAATTCTTAAAATCGAACCCGGTAGAATTAAAGCATATTATCGATGAGTTTCAAAGAGTAGCTTTGGCTAACCCTGAAATTTCGATGACTATGATTTCCGATGATAAGGAACTTTATAATCTAAGAGGTGGTAACATTGCAAAGAGAATTGTTTCTATGTTTGGTAAATCTTACCAAGAACAATTATACCCTTGCCATGAAGACTTGGATGTAATTAAGGTCAAAGGTTATATCGGTAAACCCGAAAACGCTAAAAAAACTAGAGGAGAACAATTCTTTTTTGTTAACGGTAGGTACATCAAGCATTCTGCATTAAATCATGCGATCATGACTGCTTATGATAGTATTCTTCCAGAAAACACCTTCCCTTTTTACTTACTGTTTATTGAATGTGACCCCGCTGACGTAGATGTCAATGTTCATCCAACAAAAACAGAAGTTAAATTCGCAGATGAACGTACTACATACGCAATAGTCAGTGCTGCTGTTAAACAAGCTCTTGCTAGTTATGGAATAACACCATCAATTGATTTTGGTATAGATGTAAACTTTGCGAAAGATGGAACTCCTACATCTGGAATTACATCAAAAGGAAGTATGATCCCTCCTATGGAGTCGGACTTAACTTCTAATATTCCGGATTTACCATCGACAAATTCAGATAATAATTTTACATCAGAAAGTAATAATGTAAGTTCTGGTAGTAATGGTGTAGATGATTTTGCAATCAATGTTTCTTTCGATCAAAGAGACAATACATCCTCTGATGATTATGTTAAAGTTTCTTCTCGCTTAAATTCATGGAATCAGCCTTCGGATGATATGCCTGACTTTACGCCATGGTCTCCTATAGAAGAAACTTCCTCTGCAAATAACTTTTCTTCAGAAGAAACTCCTGAAGAACCTATTACTTACAGTAGTAGAGCAAATGATTTAGAACAAAGTGATAACGTTCAAAAGGAAGTCGATCGCTTTCCTTCTGATAATGTAATTCCAATCCAGTTACACCATAAGTACATCATGTATCAAGTAAAGTCTGGAGTGATGTTAATGGATCAGGAAGCTGCACATGAACGTATTTTATACGAAAAGTTTTTAAGTCAGATGGAAAATAGTAGTGGTGTTTCTCAACAGCTATTATTTCCTAAAAAAGTCGTATTAAACTTATCTGATTTTGCTATTTTCACTGAGTATAGTCAAGAAATTGCCGCTTTAGGTTTTGGTTTTGAACTTGAAGGAAATGATACTGTCGTTATTAAAGGTATCCCTACTTTAATTCAAGGAAATGATGAACAGGAAATCATCGAAGAACTTATCGAACAATTAAAACACAACAAGGAAGAGTTGAGAATTTCTGCCAACGAAAATATTGCTCGATCATTAGCAAAAAGGGCTTGTATAAAAAGTGGACAGCCTTTGGAGCTTCAAGAAATGAAATCAATGATCGAACAATTGTTCTCTTGCACTTCTCCTAATTATACACCTGAAGGTAAAAAGACTGTTGTTTTAATGGATACAGCACAGATTGAAGGTCTATTTAATTTGAGATAA